Proteins encoded together in one Deinococcus multiflagellatus window:
- a CDS encoding ABC transporter substrate-binding protein — protein sequence MKKTVLLSLAVLAAAAAQTAQAQTTIKINGYGGTDPAVVGDLINRFVKPALAKDRITVVYEPLQGDYNKALTTLLAAGNAGDVFYLPAETIDGFVATGKVLPLNGLVNTSPFIKSLNSAFTRNGRLYGVAKDFNTLTLVYNRDLFDEAGVPYPNNNDTWATLQTKLTTLKQKLGPDYAGICLQPNWDRFGAFAFATGWQQFDSKGRTNLADPRFVEAFNFYTGLAKNKVGVQPSEVSEGWTGGCLKTGKVAVAIEGSWIVNFLRDNAPNLKFGTALMPKYTKTGTRGNFLYTVGWAINSGTKNRQAALKVLNILTSPQVQQYVLEQGLAIPSRTALTSNAYFKKTDPGAVNSRLVFDGADDGNVRAFTFGPQGTDWSKPINEALAAVLSGQKSAADALKKAQADMSTFQNR from the coding sequence ATGAAAAAGACCGTGCTCCTGAGCCTCGCCGTGCTTGCCGCCGCTGCCGCCCAGACTGCGCAGGCGCAGACCACCATCAAGATCAACGGCTACGGCGGCACCGACCCGGCCGTGGTGGGCGACCTGATCAACCGCTTTGTGAAGCCCGCGCTGGCCAAGGACCGCATCACCGTGGTCTACGAGCCGCTGCAGGGCGACTACAACAAGGCGCTGACCACCCTGCTGGCGGCCGGCAACGCCGGGGACGTGTTTTACCTGCCCGCCGAGACCATTGACGGCTTCGTGGCCACCGGCAAGGTGCTGCCGCTGAACGGTCTGGTGAACACCAGCCCCTTTATCAAGAGCCTGAACAGCGCCTTTACCCGGAACGGGCGCCTGTACGGCGTCGCCAAGGACTTCAACACCCTGACCCTGGTGTACAACCGCGACCTGTTCGACGAAGCGGGCGTGCCCTACCCCAACAACAACGACACCTGGGCCACCCTGCAGACCAAGCTGACCACCCTGAAGCAGAAACTGGGCCCGGACTACGCGGGCATCTGCCTGCAGCCCAACTGGGACCGCTTTGGGGCCTTTGCCTTTGCCACCGGCTGGCAGCAGTTCGACAGCAAGGGCAGAACCAATCTGGCCGATCCCCGGTTCGTGGAAGCCTTTAACTTCTACACGGGGCTGGCGAAAAACAAGGTGGGCGTGCAGCCCAGCGAGGTCAGCGAGGGCTGGACCGGCGGCTGCCTGAAAACCGGCAAGGTGGCGGTCGCCATAGAAGGCAGCTGGATCGTGAACTTCCTGCGCGACAACGCCCCGAACCTGAAGTTCGGCACCGCCCTGATGCCCAAGTACACCAAGACCGGCACGCGCGGCAACTTCCTGTACACCGTGGGCTGGGCCATCAACAGCGGCACCAAGAACCGGCAGGCCGCGCTGAAGGTGCTGAACATCCTCACCAGCCCGCAGGTGCAGCAGTACGTGCTGGAACAGGGCCTCGCCATTCCCAGCCGCACGGCGCTGACCAGCAACGCCTACTTTAAAAAGACCGACCCCGGCGCCGTGAACAGCCGCCTGGTCTTCGACGGCGCCGACGACGGCAACGTGCGCGCCTTTACCTTCGGGCCCCAGGGCACCGACTGGAGCAAGCCGATCAACGAGGCCCTGGCCGCCGTGCTGAGCGGCCAGAAGAGTGCCGCCGACGCGCTGAAAAAAGCGCAGGCCGACATGAGCACCTTCCAGAACCGCTGA
- a CDS encoding carbohydrate ABC transporter permease, protein MRQHRSQTPTAYLFLAPFLITTAIFFFYAFGRALYYSFTDFNLFNTPKLIGVAPYADVLGDPSFRRALGNSLVFALVTTTLQTIGALLMAVALNNKIRGMGFFRSAWYMPSITSSVVITLIFLWLFQRRGIANYLITQWQAYQPLILTFLGTLLALQVGQVLWERARRLPAGWLDPALAAVSALGALAVTGLLAWTGVVGAREVAPFDYQYFADKWIEVGGVRVLSVPLLVVIIQNTFTTIPTLMLFFLAGLQNIPGALYEAADIDGATPWQKLTRVTVPMLRPVTFYVVTVGLIGTMQMFDQVAVIGSAAPPDTLVTLAYYVYTNTFKAGAAPVNMASAAAIILALIILAMVFVQRRFFPSEAT, encoded by the coding sequence ATGCGCCAGCACCGCTCGCAGACCCCGACCGCCTACCTGTTTCTCGCGCCGTTTCTGATCACCACGGCCATCTTTTTCTTCTATGCCTTTGGGCGGGCGCTGTACTACTCGTTTACCGACTTCAACCTGTTCAACACGCCGAAACTTATCGGCGTGGCCCCCTACGCCGACGTGCTGGGCGATCCGTCGTTCCGCCGGGCCCTGGGCAACAGCCTGGTGTTTGCCCTGGTGACCACCACCCTGCAGACCATTGGCGCGCTGCTGATGGCCGTGGCGCTGAACAACAAGATCCGGGGCATGGGCTTTTTCCGTTCGGCGTGGTACATGCCCAGCATCACGTCCTCGGTGGTCATCACGCTGATTTTCCTGTGGTTGTTTCAGCGCCGGGGCATCGCCAACTACCTGATCACCCAGTGGCAGGCGTACCAGCCCCTGATCCTCACCTTTCTGGGCACGCTGCTGGCCCTTCAGGTGGGCCAGGTGCTGTGGGAGCGCGCCCGGCGCCTGCCCGCTGGCTGGCTGGACCCCGCGCTGGCGGCGGTGAGTGCCCTGGGGGCCCTGGCGGTCACGGGGCTGCTGGCCTGGACCGGCGTGGTGGGCGCGCGTGAGGTGGCCCCCTTTGACTACCAGTACTTTGCCGACAAGTGGATCGAGGTGGGCGGGGTGCGCGTGCTGAGCGTGCCGCTGCTGGTGGTGATCATTCAGAACACCTTTACCACCATTCCCACGCTGATGCTGTTTTTCCTGGCGGGGCTGCAGAACATTCCCGGCGCGCTGTACGAGGCCGCCGATATTGACGGCGCCACCCCCTGGCAGAAACTGACGCGCGTGACGGTGCCCATGCTGCGCCCGGTGACCTTTTACGTGGTAACCGTGGGATTGATCGGCACCATGCAGATGTTCGATCAGGTGGCGGTGATCGGCAGCGCCGCGCCGCCCGATACGCTGGTCACGCTGGCGTACTACGTGTACACCAACACCTTCAAGGCCGGGGCCGCGCCGGTGAACATGGCCTCGGCGGCGGCGATCATCCTGGCCCTGATCATTCTGGCGATGGTCTTTGTGCAGCGCCGCTTTTTTCCCTCGGAGGCCACATGA
- a CDS encoding carbohydrate ABC transporter permease, with protein MTAALPGTPAHQTPQARDRWLARRRWARAGWLYAFMLVMSFFFLGPFVTGLLSSLKDNPNEYPPTLKIPQLTPQFITRAWQLGVQGGGDGWQGGLSPGRSVSFEVSVQSPAGAPQTPPTVALFPYQPVSLVAVARQAQAKDYAAITTEPLAQRGDVRTYRVTVKSPVLTRQTGDPVRAVLVAPDANLRARLPGGEVVPVVLDTPEAQAKQYELNEGQAVELVRGPGGYALRGPLFERTPLQVDVVRGQSIVGSTLPPSDRQNFGRSFAYRNITPGVLGYTFNNYRRAFNETRDGKSGRSLFFSWVMNSFLYAFLRVAAAVVFCSLAGYALARMQFPGKNLIFLGAVLFVQMVPTQVNLVSNYVLLKDLNLLNIWGLWLSGLVAAGGVFLMKQFFEGMPRELEESAAIDGAGTLTTFFRVMLPQAGPALIALAITQFQGAWNDFFWPLVILRENTSFTLTVGLSNFRELYGGQGDYGLILAGAVLSAIPVIILFVVFQRYFVDTGADSAVKG; from the coding sequence ATGACCGCTGCGCTGCCGGGCACCCCGGCCCACCAGACCCCCCAGGCCCGCGACCGCTGGCTGGCGCGGCGCCGCTGGGCCCGCGCGGGCTGGCTGTACGCCTTCATGCTGGTCATGAGCTTTTTCTTTCTGGGTCCGTTTGTGACCGGGCTGCTGAGTTCCCTCAAAGACAACCCCAACGAGTACCCGCCCACCCTGAAGATTCCGCAGCTGACCCCGCAGTTCATCACGCGGGCGTGGCAGCTGGGCGTGCAGGGCGGGGGCGACGGCTGGCAGGGCGGCCTGAGCCCCGGACGCAGCGTGAGCTTTGAGGTGAGCGTGCAGTCGCCTGCCGGCGCGCCGCAGACCCCGCCCACCGTGGCCCTCTTTCCCTACCAGCCTGTCAGTCTGGTGGCGGTGGCGCGGCAGGCCCAGGCCAAGGACTACGCGGCGATCACCACCGAGCCGCTGGCCCAGCGCGGCGACGTGCGCACCTACCGCGTGACGGTGAAAAGCCCGGTGCTCACCCGCCAGACTGGCGACCCCGTCCGCGCCGTGCTGGTGGCCCCAGACGCCAATCTGCGTGCCCGGCTGCCCGGGGGCGAGGTGGTGCCTGTGGTGCTGGACACCCCCGAAGCCCAGGCCAAGCAGTACGAACTGAACGAGGGGCAGGCCGTGGAACTGGTGCGTGGCCCCGGCGGCTACGCCCTGCGCGGGCCCCTCTTCGAGCGCACGCCGCTGCAGGTGGACGTGGTGCGCGGCCAGAGCATCGTGGGCAGCACCCTGCCGCCCAGCGACCGCCAGAACTTCGGGCGCTCGTTCGCCTACCGCAACATCACGCCCGGGGTGCTGGGCTACACCTTCAACAACTACCGCCGGGCCTTTAACGAAACCCGTGACGGCAAGAGTGGCCGCAGCCTGTTTTTCAGCTGGGTCATGAACTCGTTCCTGTACGCTTTCCTGCGGGTGGCGGCGGCCGTGGTGTTCTGCTCGCTGGCGGGCTACGCGCTGGCCCGCATGCAGTTTCCCGGCAAGAACCTGATTTTCCTGGGGGCGGTGCTGTTCGTGCAGATGGTGCCCACCCAGGTCAATCTGGTGAGCAACTACGTGCTGCTCAAGGACCTGAACCTGCTGAACATCTGGGGCCTGTGGCTCTCGGGGCTGGTGGCAGCGGGCGGCGTGTTCCTGATGAAACAGTTTTTTGAAGGGATGCCGCGTGAACTGGAGGAATCGGCGGCCATTGACGGCGCGGGCACCCTGACCACCTTCTTCCGCGTGATGCTGCCGCAGGCGGGCCCGGCCCTGATCGCCCTGGCGATCACCCAGTTTCAGGGCGCCTGGAACGACTTTTTCTGGCCGCTGGTGATTCTGCGCGAGAACACCAGTTTCACCCTCACGGTGGGCCTGTCCAACTTCCGCGAACTGTACGGCGGCCAGGGCGACTACGGCCTGATTCTGGCCGGGGCGGTGCTCAGCGCCATTCCGGTGATCATCCTGTTTGTGGTGTTCCAGCGCTACTTCGTGGACACCGGGGCCGACAGCGCGGTGAAGGGCTAG
- a CDS encoding amylo-alpha-1,6-glucosidase — MLNTRTVLKDNDLYLVGDAQYVVAQGESGLYRRDTRVLSRYEWRLDGQPPQPLLQQERAPFWLHEQAANANVGYTMKVGLRRDLTLSATELRDTLQVTRYRGQGPHELKLYLGADYLDMFEVRGWPGGLGTRAVKAQATAQGVTFAYAAGDGLRSRTVVQASLPATWDGEALVWTLPDAHTQLQVSVFPLQDDETPTPGDPAALLAEYRALTERLRAQVRLPDPADQQVLERSVADLRSLSFQTDHGAFPAAGLPWFVAPFGRDSMLMALMVHRHLPELARTVARYLAAHQGVRHDPVTLEQPGKILHELRVGELTRLGHTPHRPYYATADATPLFVWLVGELAQADPALAHDLRPHWEAALSWCLHDGDPDGDGFLEYTPDPNGITNAVWKDSGDSTFTEDGVDVSGHVAVIEVQGYAYAAYRAAASMYRQLGEPGAAEAWDARALALQAAFQRAFWWPERGTYVHGLNGDKQPLRVLVSNAAHTLCTGIIAPPYAAQVAASALGPELWSGWGIRTLGTGERRYNPVSYHNGSVWPHDTALAALGMARCGLHAQAQQVARALFDAARAAPDHRLSELFAGFPREAHTPPVPYPAACHPQGWDAAIPLALWPLLAGSADAVPQPPEAVASP, encoded by the coding sequence ATGCTCAACACCCGCACGGTTCTTAAAGACAACGACCTTTATCTGGTGGGCGACGCCCAGTACGTGGTGGCCCAGGGCGAAAGCGGGCTGTACCGCCGCGACACGCGGGTGCTGTCGCGCTACGAGTGGCGCCTGGACGGCCAGCCGCCCCAGCCCTTGCTGCAGCAGGAACGCGCCCCCTTCTGGCTGCACGAGCAGGCCGCCAACGCCAACGTGGGCTACACCATGAAGGTGGGCCTGCGCCGCGACCTCACCCTGAGCGCCACCGAACTGCGCGACACCCTGCAGGTCACCCGCTACCGGGGCCAGGGCCCCCACGAACTGAAGCTGTACCTGGGCGCCGATTACCTGGATATGTTCGAGGTGCGCGGCTGGCCCGGCGGCCTGGGCACGCGGGCGGTTAAGGCCCAGGCCACCGCCCAGGGCGTGACCTTCGCATATGCGGCGGGCGACGGCCTGCGCAGCCGCACCGTGGTGCAGGCCAGCCTGCCCGCCACCTGGGACGGCGAGGCCCTGGTCTGGACACTGCCAGACGCCCACACCCAATTGCAGGTGAGCGTCTTTCCCCTGCAGGACGATGAGACGCCTACCCCCGGCGACCCGGCGGCGCTGCTGGCCGAATACCGCGCCCTCACCGAGAGGCTGCGCGCCCAGGTGCGGCTGCCCGACCCCGCCGACCAGCAGGTGCTGGAGCGCAGCGTGGCCGACCTGCGCAGCCTGAGTTTTCAGACCGACCACGGCGCCTTTCCGGCGGCGGGGCTGCCCTGGTTCGTGGCGCCCTTTGGCCGCGACTCCATGCTGATGGCGCTGATGGTGCACCGCCACCTGCCCGAGCTGGCCCGCACGGTGGCGCGCTACCTCGCCGCCCACCAGGGCGTGCGCCACGACCCCGTGACCCTGGAGCAGCCCGGCAAGATTCTGCACGAACTGCGGGTGGGCGAGCTGACACGCCTGGGCCACACCCCGCACCGCCCCTACTACGCCACCGCCGACGCCACGCCGCTGTTCGTGTGGCTGGTGGGCGAACTGGCCCAGGCCGACCCTGCGCTGGCCCACGACCTACGGCCCCACTGGGAAGCCGCCCTGTCCTGGTGCCTGCACGACGGCGACCCCGACGGCGACGGCTTTCTGGAATACACCCCGGACCCCAACGGCATCACCAACGCGGTCTGGAAAGACAGCGGCGACTCCACCTTTACCGAGGACGGGGTGGATGTCAGCGGCCATGTGGCAGTGATCGAGGTCCAGGGCTACGCCTACGCGGCCTACCGCGCGGCGGCCAGCATGTACCGCCAGCTGGGCGAACCCGGAGCCGCCGAGGCCTGGGACGCGCGGGCCCTGGCGCTGCAGGCGGCCTTTCAGCGGGCCTTCTGGTGGCCGGAGCGCGGCACCTACGTGCACGGCCTGAACGGCGATAAACAGCCGCTGCGGGTGCTGGTGAGCAACGCGGCCCATACCCTGTGCACCGGCATCATTGCCCCGCCCTACGCGGCGCAGGTGGCCGCCAGCGCCCTGGGCCCGGAACTGTGGAGCGGCTGGGGCATTCGCACCCTGGGCACCGGGGAGCGGCGCTACAACCCGGTGTCGTACCACAACGGCAGCGTGTGGCCGCACGACACTGCCCTGGCGGCCCTGGGCATGGCCCGCTGCGGCCTGCATGCCCAGGCCCAGCAGGTGGCCCGCGCCCTCTTTGACGCCGCCCGCGCCGCCCCCGACCACCGCCTCAGCGAACTGTTTGCCGGCTTCCCCCGAGAAGCCCACACGCCCCCCGTCCCCTACCCCGCCGCCTGCCACCCCCAGGGCTGGGACGCCGCCATTCCCCTGGCCCTGTGGCCCCTGCTGGCCGGCAGCGCCGACGCCGTCCCCCAACCTCCCGAGGCGGTCGCTAGCCCCTAA
- a CDS encoding enoyl-CoA hydratase-related protein — MTSEPVIRTQLKAHVLTLTLNRPDKLNAANDELLLTLTRELQQADEDEAVRVVVITGAGRGFCAGQDLGDVAGRDMTFTEHLHHTYNPLIRTIRGLGKPVLTAVNGVAAGAGASLALAGDIRLWAQGASFIEVFSNIALIPDSGSTWTLPRIVGYHRAFELMALAERVRADDALKLGLCEHVFPDETFADDVQAYAERLAARPAHALKLTKQALVAAQTSTLDEALDQEAILQQVAGDHWEHKEGVEAFRAKRPAQFIREEG, encoded by the coding sequence ATGACCAGTGAGCCCGTCATCCGCACCCAGCTCAAGGCGCACGTCCTGACCCTGACCCTGAACCGCCCCGACAAGCTGAACGCTGCCAATGACGAGTTGCTGCTGACCCTGACCCGGGAGCTGCAGCAGGCCGACGAGGACGAGGCCGTGCGCGTGGTGGTGATTACCGGGGCCGGGCGCGGCTTCTGCGCCGGACAGGACTTAGGCGACGTGGCCGGGCGCGACATGACCTTCACCGAGCACCTGCACCACACCTACAACCCTCTGATCCGCACCATCAGGGGGCTGGGCAAGCCGGTGCTGACTGCTGTGAACGGCGTGGCGGCGGGCGCGGGGGCCAGCCTCGCCCTGGCCGGCGACATCCGCCTGTGGGCGCAGGGGGCCAGCTTCATTGAGGTGTTTTCCAACATTGCCCTGATTCCCGATTCCGGCAGCACCTGGACCCTGCCGCGCATCGTGGGTTACCACCGCGCCTTTGAGCTGATGGCCCTGGCCGAGCGGGTGCGCGCCGACGACGCCCTGAAGCTGGGCCTGTGCGAGCATGTGTTCCCCGACGAGACCTTCGCGGACGACGTGCAGGCCTACGCCGAGCGCCTGGCTGCCCGCCCCGCCCACGCCCTGAAGCTGACCAAACAGGCCCTGGTGGCCGCCCAGACGAGCACCCTGGACGAGGCCCTGGACCAGGAAGCGATTCTGCAGCAGGTGGCGGGCGATCACTGGGAGCACAAGGAAGGCGTGGAGGCATTCCGGGCCAAGCGGCCGGCGCAGTTTATTCGGGAAGAGGGGTAG
- the ruvX gene encoding Holliday junction resolvase RuvX: MSDPAPPVVLALDVSKSRIGFAVSAGRLAFGRGSVDRKRLPLDLKAVRLKVEDAGATLLLLGLPLRTDGAPSPAADRVRAFGRVLQERGYRVAYQDERFTTRRARDLGAADEDEAAAVQILELYLLGQEGEQDALSGDGTASRPDQG, from the coding sequence GTGAGTGATCCCGCGCCGCCCGTGGTTCTGGCCCTGGATGTCAGCAAGTCGCGCATTGGCTTTGCGGTGAGCGCCGGGCGACTGGCCTTCGGGCGCGGCAGCGTGGACCGCAAGCGCCTGCCCCTGGACCTGAAGGCCGTGCGCCTGAAAGTCGAGGATGCGGGCGCCACGCTGCTGCTGCTGGGCTTGCCCCTGCGCACCGACGGCGCCCCCAGCCCCGCCGCCGACCGCGTGCGCGCCTTTGGCCGTGTGCTGCAGGAACGCGGCTACCGCGTGGCCTACCAGGACGAACGCTTTACCACCCGCCGCGCCCGCGACCTGGGCGCCGCCGATGAGGATGAGGCCGCAGCAGTGCAGATTCTGGAGCTGTACCTGTTGGGTCAGGAAGGGGAACAAGACGCCCTAAGCGGGGATGGGACGGCGAGCCGGCCAGACCAGGGATAA
- the serS gene encoding serine--tRNA ligase has product MLDLKFIREHAGTVKHAVQVKGLSLDIDELLRLDRELVELKQRVEAMQAERNANAKLVPKASPEERPGLIQKGKDLAEEIRALEPALRAHEDSLKQLLLRVPNIPHPSVPVGKDDSENVELRREGTPPAFAFAPLDHVELLDRQGWSDPERVARVSGSRSYLLKGEAVMLEMAVLTFALDFLAGRGFTPLSTTALARPDAFVGSGHFPGGEDQVYKIEGDELMLAGTAEVPVNSLYAGEQLAAEALPVTYAAISAAFRSEAGSAGRDVRGLIRVHEFRKVEQYVLCRADEAEGLRWFQTILGNAEALLQALELPYRVVQNCTGDMGAGKVLMYDLETWVPSEGLYRETHSCSYLGDWQARRTGLRYRDEHGKLLYAHTLNNTGIAVPRILVPLLENHQQADGTVRVPEALRPYLGGKAVLGRAVR; this is encoded by the coding sequence ATGCTGGACCTGAAATTTATCCGTGAACACGCCGGCACCGTCAAGCACGCCGTGCAGGTCAAGGGCCTGAGCCTGGACATTGACGAGCTGCTGCGCCTGGACCGCGAACTGGTGGAACTCAAGCAGCGCGTGGAGGCCATGCAGGCCGAGCGCAACGCCAACGCCAAGCTGGTGCCCAAGGCCAGCCCCGAAGAGCGCCCAGGCCTGATTCAGAAGGGCAAGGACCTGGCCGAGGAGATCAGGGCCCTGGAACCCGCCCTGCGCGCCCACGAGGACAGCCTGAAGCAGTTGCTGCTGCGCGTACCCAACATTCCGCACCCCAGCGTGCCGGTGGGTAAGGACGACAGCGAGAACGTGGAACTGCGCCGCGAAGGCACGCCGCCCGCCTTTGCCTTTGCGCCGCTGGACCATGTAGAACTGCTGGACAGGCAAGGCTGGAGTGACCCCGAGCGCGTGGCCCGGGTGTCGGGCAGCCGCAGTTATCTGCTCAAGGGCGAGGCGGTCATGCTGGAAATGGCCGTGCTGACCTTCGCGCTGGATTTCCTGGCGGGGCGCGGCTTCACGCCCCTGTCCACCACCGCGCTGGCCCGCCCCGACGCCTTTGTGGGCAGCGGGCATTTCCCCGGCGGCGAGGATCAGGTTTACAAGATTGAAGGCGACGAGCTGATGCTGGCGGGCACCGCCGAAGTGCCGGTGAACAGCCTGTACGCGGGCGAGCAACTGGCGGCCGAGGCGCTGCCGGTCACTTACGCGGCGATCAGCGCGGCCTTCCGCAGCGAGGCGGGGTCGGCGGGGCGCGACGTGCGCGGGCTGATTCGCGTGCATGAGTTCCGCAAGGTGGAGCAGTACGTGCTCTGCCGCGCCGACGAGGCCGAGGGCCTGCGCTGGTTCCAGACCATCCTGGGCAACGCCGAGGCCCTGCTGCAGGCCCTGGAACTGCCCTACCGCGTGGTGCAGAACTGCACGGGCGACATGGGGGCCGGCAAAGTGCTCATGTACGACCTGGAGACCTGGGTGCCCAGCGAGGGGCTGTACCGCGAAACGCATTCGTGCTCGTACCTGGGCGACTGGCAGGCGCGGCGCACCGGGCTGCGCTACCGCGACGAACACGGCAAGCTGCTGTACGCCCACACCCTGAACAACACCGGCATTGCGGTGCCGCGCATTCTGGTGCCCCTGCTGGAAAACCATCAGCAGGCCGACGGCACGGTCCGCGTGCCCGAAGCCCTGCGCCCGTATCTGGGGGGCAAGGCGGTGCTGGGGCGGGCCGTGAGGTAG
- the gatC gene encoding Asp-tRNA(Asn)/Glu-tRNA(Gln) amidotransferase subunit GatC, with product MIDAAQISHLAQLARLHLTPEERAAMADDLGRVLGYFEQLNELDTEGVAEMQRPVALVNVLRDDVPGEVFAPEVVMALAPEHLPDGHIRVPRTVEQD from the coding sequence ATGATTGACGCGGCCCAGATTTCTCATCTTGCGCAGCTGGCGCGGCTGCACCTGACCCCGGAGGAACGCGCAGCGATGGCGGACGACCTGGGGCGCGTGCTGGGGTACTTCGAGCAGCTGAACGAACTGGACACAGAGGGCGTGGCCGAGATGCAGCGCCCCGTGGCCCTGGTGAACGTGCTGCGGGACGACGTGCCCGGCGAGGTCTTCGCCCCCGAGGTGGTCATGGCCCTGGCCCCCGAGCACCTGCCCGACGGCCACATTCGCGTGCCGCGCACCGTGGAGCAGGACTGA
- a CDS encoding serine hydrolase, which translates to MRFLSIVPAALTLSLSGTVDAQAPTPAQAVTRVLSGQAQEADFAPSFLAQVPLATLKAGLENIRRELGSFQRLQDQGGTLRAVFERGELIVSALSLDAQGRIVALRFSSPTPDSVTAQREAVLRALFVTPLDPALFTPEFLQAVPPAQLSALLDSLRAQFGTLQTVALAGEGATLTFSNGKVQVRALALDDQGRIEGLLIAPPRPEVKVTTLDEARAAFAALPGQVSVLVQEVGGPARLSLNAGRPLAVASAFKLAVLGELQAQVQAGRLKWTDEVTLQDADRVFSSAALEKVPAGRRLTLQELAAQMISVSDNTATDLLLRAVGREGVERRLGVRVMVSTREAFILKNPANAELLRDYRAAGLNEQARRAVLARTAALPLPAPETWPDGPQALDVEWFVSAPRLCALMAEVAALPATQLNPGVAQPGTFKTVSYKGGSEPGVLNLTTQVTTAAGRTYCVAATWNHTQALDDDQFIGLYSALLDLLR; encoded by the coding sequence ATGCGCTTTCTTTCCATCGTCCCCGCCGCCCTGACCCTCTCGCTCTCTGGCACCGTGGACGCCCAGGCCCCCACCCCCGCCCAGGCCGTGACCCGCGTGCTGAGCGGGCAGGCCCAGGAGGCCGACTTTGCCCCCAGCTTTCTGGCACAGGTGCCGCTGGCCACGCTGAAGGCGGGGTTAGAAAACATCCGCCGCGAGCTGGGCAGCTTCCAGCGCCTGCAGGACCAGGGCGGCACCCTGCGCGCCGTGTTCGAGCGCGGCGAGCTGATCGTGTCGGCCCTGTCGCTGGATGCCCAGGGCCGGATTGTGGCGCTGCGCTTCAGCTCGCCCACCCCGGACAGCGTGACCGCCCAGCGGGAAGCGGTGCTGCGCGCCCTGTTCGTCACGCCGCTGGACCCCGCCCTGTTCACGCCCGAATTTCTGCAGGCCGTGCCCCCTGCCCAGCTGAGTGCCCTGCTGGACAGCCTGCGCGCCCAGTTCGGCACCCTGCAAACCGTCGCCCTGGCCGGCGAGGGCGCCACGCTGACCTTCTCGAACGGCAAGGTGCAGGTGCGCGCCCTGGCGCTGGACGACCAGGGCCGCATTGAGGGGCTGCTGATCGCCCCGCCGCGCCCCGAGGTGAAGGTCACCACCCTGGACGAGGCCCGCGCCGCCTTTGCGGCCCTCCCCGGGCAGGTGAGCGTGCTGGTGCAGGAGGTGGGCGGCCCGGCCCGTCTCAGCCTGAACGCGGGCCGGCCGCTGGCGGTGGCCTCGGCGTTCAAGCTGGCGGTGCTGGGCGAGTTGCAGGCGCAGGTGCAGGCCGGGCGCCTGAAGTGGACCGACGAGGTGACCCTGCAAGACGCCGACCGGGTGTTCTCCAGCGCCGCGCTGGAGAAAGTGCCTGCGGGCCGCCGCCTGACCCTGCAGGAACTGGCCGCGCAGATGATCTCGGTGAGTGACAACACCGCCACCGACCTGCTGCTGCGGGCGGTGGGCCGCGAGGGCGTGGAGCGGCGCCTGGGCGTGCGCGTGATGGTCAGCACCCGTGAGGCGTTCATCCTGAAAAATCCTGCCAACGCCGAACTGCTGCGCGACTACCGCGCCGCTGGTCTGAATGAGCAGGCCCGCCGGGCGGTGCTGGCCCGGACCGCCGCGCTGCCCCTGCCCGCCCCCGAAACCTGGCCGGACGGCCCCCAGGCCCTGGACGTGGAATGGTTCGTGAGCGCCCCGCGTCTGTGTGCCCTGATGGCCGAGGTGGCCGCCCTGCCCGCCACGCAGCTGAACCCCGGCGTGGCCCAGCCCGGCACCTTCAAGACCGTCAGCTACAAGGGCGGCAGCGAGCCCGGTGTGCTGAACCTGACCACGCAGGTGACCACGGCGGCCGGGCGTACGTACTGCGTGGCCGCCACCTGGAACCACACCCAGGCGCTGGACGACGACCAGTTTATTGGCCTGTACAGCGCCCTGCTGGACCTGCTGCGCTAG
- a CDS encoding BsuPI-related putative proteinase inhibitor, whose product MTPRLLLTAALLGASLAHAQVSIFNIPALPPGKSAPAAPAPTTPAAPGTATPGTGATTLPTAGASLNIPHQATLNGPGSLKAGEAATWTFDLSNQGEQPIRLEHGACDVRFEVLNAAGQVVRGNPRDTLCTMQIVVTEVAPGETMDVQTIRWDGRDSQGRALPAGEYTIRAVFSGAGVRIAAEPFMVTLER is encoded by the coding sequence ATGACCCCACGTCTGCTGCTGACGGCCGCCCTGCTGGGCGCGTCCCTGGCGCACGCCCAGGTGAGCATCTTCAACATTCCGGCGCTGCCCCCAGGGAAATCGGCCCCGGCAGCGCCGGCCCCCACCACGCCAGCGGCGCCGGGTACCGCGACGCCAGGAACAGGGGCCACCACGCTGCCCACTGCGGGCGCGTCCCTGAACATTCCCCACCAGGCCACCTTGAATGGCCCCGGCAGCCTGAAGGCGGGTGAGGCCGCCACCTGGACCTTCGACCTGAGCAACCAGGGCGAGCAGCCTATTCGCCTGGAGCACGGTGCCTGCGACGTGCGCTTTGAAGTGCTGAACGCCGCCGGGCAGGTGGTGCGCGGCAATCCCCGCGACACCCTGTGCACCATGCAGATCGTGGTAACCGAGGTGGCCCCGGGCGAAACCATGGACGTGCAAACGATCCGCTGGGACGGCCGCGACAGCCAGGGCCGCGCGCTGCCCGCCGGCGAGTACACCATCCGTGCGGTGTTCAGCGGCGCGGGCGTGCGCATTGCCGCTGAGCCCTTTATGGTCACCCTGGAGCGGTAA